In one window of Rhodanobacter sp. FDAARGOS 1247 DNA:
- the erpA gene encoding iron-sulfur cluster insertion protein ErpA has product METIVSIPDYQSSGTPLIFTAAAAHKVHELIAEEGNPALKLRVYISGGGCSGFQYGFTFDEAQAEDDLAVERDGVTLLCDPLSLQYLGGAQIDYAENLSGAQFVISNPNAKTTCGCGSSFSA; this is encoded by the coding sequence ATGGAAACCATCGTCTCGATCCCCGACTACCAGAGCAGCGGCACGCCGCTGATCTTCACCGCAGCGGCCGCGCACAAGGTGCATGAGCTGATTGCCGAAGAGGGCAATCCGGCGTTGAAGCTGCGCGTCTACATCTCCGGTGGCGGCTGTTCGGGCTTCCAGTACGGCTTTACCTTCGACGAAGCCCAGGCCGAAGACGACCTGGCGGTGGAGCGTGACGGCGTCACCCTGCTGTGCGATCCGCTGTCGCTGCAGTATCTGGGCGGCGCGCAGATCGACTACGCCGAGAACCTCAGCGGCGCGCAGTTCGTGATCAGCAATCCGAACGCGAAAACCACCTGCGGCTGCGGCTCCTCGTTCTCCGCCTGA
- the nudC gene encoding NAD(+) diphosphatase, with amino-acid sequence MDRAWLAPTNTFAGLSLVLDRVAESRDESTWIVEQARSPAARYLLLDAAGEAFLRRDGDRLRWLDVDERERWLGDTRASLLGVAYERPHFLLVADDPGRIDELERALDARRESLRSAGLLLDADEAGLFAYAKGLSHWQRETRFCTHCGAALLLVAAGHRAQCTNAECARLHFPRTDAAVIMLVEHEGACLLGRQAGWPAGRYSTLAGFVEPGEALEDAVRREVAEEAGVIVDEVRYHSSQPWPMPASLMVGFIATARSRHIARRDHELEDARWFTPQQIVDGIADGSFLPSTQLSVSYQLLTYWLQCRAGLDLAALVEAAAAP; translated from the coding sequence ATGGACCGGGCCTGGCTTGCCCCCACCAACACCTTCGCCGGGCTCAGCCTGGTGCTCGACCGGGTCGCCGAGTCGCGCGACGAATCGACGTGGATTGTCGAGCAGGCCCGCTCGCCTGCGGCGCGTTATCTGTTGCTGGATGCCGCGGGCGAAGCCTTCCTGCGCCGCGATGGCGACCGGCTGCGCTGGCTCGACGTCGACGAACGCGAGCGCTGGCTGGGGGACACGCGGGCCAGCCTGCTCGGCGTGGCGTACGAGCGCCCGCATTTCCTGCTGGTGGCGGACGATCCCGGGCGCATCGATGAACTGGAGCGTGCCCTCGACGCACGCCGCGAAAGCCTGCGCAGCGCCGGCCTGCTGCTGGATGCCGACGAAGCCGGACTGTTTGCCTACGCCAAGGGTCTGTCGCACTGGCAACGCGAGACGCGATTCTGTACACACTGCGGCGCGGCGCTGCTGCTGGTGGCCGCCGGTCATCGCGCGCAATGCACCAACGCCGAGTGCGCGCGCCTGCATTTCCCGCGTACCGACGCGGCCGTGATCATGCTGGTCGAGCACGAGGGCGCCTGCCTGCTCGGGCGCCAGGCGGGCTGGCCCGCGGGGCGTTATTCCACGCTGGCCGGCTTCGTCGAGCCGGGCGAGGCGCTGGAGGACGCGGTGCGCCGCGAAGTGGCCGAGGAAGCCGGCGTGATCGTCGACGAGGTCCGCTACCACTCCTCGCAACCGTGGCCGATGCCTGCCTCGCTGATGGTCGGCTTCATCGCCACGGCGCGCTCAAGGCACATCGCTCGGCGCGATCACGAGCTGGAAGATGCCCGCTGGTTCACTCCGCAGCAGATCGTCGATGGCATCGCGGACGGCAGTTTCCTCCCGTCCACGCAGCTGTCGGTGTCCTACCAGTTGCTGACGTACTGGCTGCAATGTCGTGCCGGCCTCGATCTGGCCGCGCTGGTGGAGGCGGCCGCAGCACCTTGA
- the ampE gene encoding regulatory signaling modulator protein AmpE — MAIRLLVVLIALGLLHVAPQLARWRGDGWFRRWIAQLGDTSGAARVAVALLLPAALCVLVVWMLGWSPLGELLRLLFALAVLLYCFGPREFEADLEAILRAPDDASREAAAQALADDGNPVAWNAPALGEAVAYAALRRRFAVLFWFFLLGPVGALLYRLGQTLGRSDSLHLDTTTRRVADQVANALDWLPAQLLTFTLAVVGHWDAVIDAWRRWHSQAAPTSWYSSGPGFLGAAARADVVTDIEAGDGYAEEHSDPLGELRRLQGALLRALLAWLSVVALVVIGSWVG, encoded by the coding sequence ATGGCCATTCGTCTGCTTGTCGTCCTGATCGCCCTTGGTCTGCTGCACGTCGCGCCGCAACTGGCGCGCTGGCGCGGTGACGGCTGGTTCCGCCGCTGGATAGCCCAGCTGGGTGACACCAGCGGCGCGGCCCGGGTGGCGGTGGCCCTGTTGCTGCCCGCGGCGCTGTGCGTGCTGGTCGTGTGGATGCTGGGATGGTCGCCGCTGGGCGAACTGTTGCGCTTGCTGTTCGCGCTGGCCGTGCTGCTGTACTGCTTCGGTCCGCGCGAGTTCGAAGCGGATCTGGAGGCGATTCTGCGCGCCCCGGACGACGCCAGCCGCGAGGCAGCGGCACAGGCTCTGGCCGACGATGGCAACCCGGTCGCCTGGAACGCTCCCGCGCTCGGCGAGGCGGTGGCCTACGCCGCGTTGCGCCGGCGTTTCGCGGTGTTGTTCTGGTTTTTCCTGCTCGGGCCCGTGGGCGCCTTGCTCTACCGCTTGGGGCAGACGCTGGGCCGCAGCGACTCGCTGCACCTCGACACGACCACCCGGCGCGTTGCCGACCAGGTCGCCAATGCGCTGGACTGGTTGCCGGCACAGCTGCTTACTTTCACCCTGGCCGTGGTCGGCCATTGGGATGCCGTGATCGACGCGTGGCGCCGCTGGCACAGCCAGGCTGCGCCAACCAGCTGGTACAGCAGCGGCCCAGGCTTTCTGGGCGCTGCAGCCAGGGCCGACGTGGTCACCGACATCGAGGCGGGCGACGGTTACGCCGAGGAACACAGCGATCCGCTGGGCGAACTGCGGCGGCTACAGGGCGCCCTGTTGCGGGCGTTGCTGGCGTGGCTGAGCGTGGTGGCGCTGGTGGTGATCGGCAGCTGGGTGGGTTGA
- a CDS encoding MFS transporter gives MSQFALLGKRRFAPFFWTQALGAFNDNAFRNALVMLVAYQMGLSEHVASIYTNLAPALFIIPFFLFSATAGQLAEKYEKTRIIRYVKLFEIGAMVLAAYGFYTHHTSLLLVVLFMMGMHSTMFGPIKYAILPQALKRDELVGGNGLVEMGTQMAMLVGMIAGNSLMLVAGIGPLLASGATIAVAVAGYLVCRRIPPAPATAPELKFNWNMFSETARVLAITRADRPVFNAILGISWFWFFGTVLIAQLPIYTRETLGGDGSVNTLVLTLFSIGTGAGALLCERMSGRRVEIGLVPLGAFGLTAFGVDLYFARHGVATVRGLDWLGFLHSAGSWRIALDLTLIGAFAGFYVVPLFAYVQARAPREKLSRIIAGTNILNALLIVLASGFGLGLGLLGFGASQIFLAASLLNVLVAWYIFTLVPEFVMRFITWVLVNTLYRVRVDGSERIPEEGPVLLVCNHVSFMDPLLLMANLRRPMRFVMYYKIFRIPVLSFVFRTAKAIPIAGHREDPAVLQEAYDAIDAALANGEVVCIFPEGGLTGDGAIAPFRAGVEKILARRPVPVVPMALRGLWGSVWSRRDSMLGRSRLPRRFRARVELVVDAPRQPENAGAAALEARVRELRGDLA, from the coding sequence ATGAGCCAATTCGCATTGCTGGGCAAGCGCCGCTTCGCGCCGTTCTTCTGGACCCAGGCGCTGGGTGCCTTCAACGACAATGCGTTTCGCAATGCGCTGGTGATGCTGGTGGCCTACCAGATGGGCCTGAGCGAGCACGTCGCCTCGATCTACACGAATCTTGCGCCGGCGCTGTTCATCATTCCGTTCTTCCTGTTCTCCGCCACTGCCGGACAGCTGGCCGAGAAGTACGAGAAGACGCGGATCATCCGTTACGTGAAGCTGTTCGAGATCGGCGCGATGGTGCTGGCCGCCTATGGCTTCTACACGCACCACACTTCGTTGTTACTGGTGGTGCTGTTCATGATGGGCATGCACTCGACCATGTTCGGGCCAATCAAGTACGCGATCCTTCCCCAGGCGCTGAAGCGCGATGAACTGGTCGGTGGCAATGGCCTGGTCGAGATGGGCACGCAGATGGCGATGCTGGTGGGCATGATCGCCGGCAACTCGCTGATGCTGGTGGCGGGTATCGGTCCGTTGCTGGCCTCGGGCGCGACCATCGCGGTGGCCGTGGCGGGCTATCTGGTCTGCCGCAGGATTCCGCCTGCGCCGGCGACCGCGCCGGAGCTGAAGTTCAACTGGAACATGTTCAGCGAAACGGCCCGCGTGCTGGCGATAACCCGGGCCGACCGCCCGGTGTTCAACGCGATACTGGGCATTTCCTGGTTCTGGTTTTTCGGCACGGTCCTGATCGCGCAGCTGCCGATCTATACGCGCGAGACGCTGGGTGGCGATGGTTCGGTCAATACGTTGGTGCTGACCCTGTTCTCGATCGGCACTGGCGCCGGGGCGCTGCTGTGCGAGCGCATGTCGGGTCGCCGCGTGGAAATCGGCTTGGTTCCGCTGGGCGCGTTCGGGCTGACCGCGTTTGGTGTGGACCTGTACTTCGCGCGTCATGGCGTGGCCACGGTGCGAGGGCTGGACTGGCTGGGCTTCCTGCACTCGGCGGGAAGCTGGCGGATCGCGCTGGACCTCACCCTGATCGGCGCGTTCGCGGGGTTCTACGTGGTGCCGCTGTTTGCCTACGTGCAGGCGCGCGCGCCGCGCGAGAAGCTGTCGCGGATCATCGCCGGCACCAACATCCTCAACGCCCTGCTGATCGTGCTGGCGTCGGGCTTCGGACTCGGCCTGGGCTTGCTGGGCTTCGGCGCGTCGCAGATCTTCCTGGCGGCCTCGCTGCTCAACGTGCTGGTGGCCTGGTACATCTTCACCCTGGTGCCCGAGTTCGTGATGCGCTTCATTACCTGGGTGCTGGTGAACACCTTGTACCGGGTGCGCGTGGACGGCAGTGAAAGGATTCCCGAGGAGGGCCCCGTTCTGCTGGTGTGCAACCACGTCAGCTTCATGGATCCGCTGCTGCTGATGGCCAATCTGCGCCGCCCCATGCGGTTCGTGATGTATTACAAGATCTTCCGGATCCCCGTGCTCAGCTTCGTGTTCCGTACGGCCAAGGCGATCCCGATCGCCGGTCACCGGGAAGACCCTGCCGTGCTGCAAGAGGCCTACGATGCGATCGACGCCGCACTGGCCAATGGCGAGGTGGTCTGCATCTTCCCCGAGGGTGGACTCACCGGCGATGGCGCGATAGCGCCGTTCCGGGCGGGCGTGGAGAAGATTCTCGCCAGGCGGCCCGTGCCGGTGGTGCCGATGGCCCTGCGCGGCCTGTGGGGCAGCGTATGGAGCCGGCGTGACTCGATGCTGGGCCGTTCCCGCCTGCCTCGCCGTTTCCGCGCACGAGTGGAGCTGGTGGTTGATGCGCCACGGCAGCCGGAGAACGCCGGCGCCGCGGCACTGGAGGCGCGCGTTCGCGAGTTGCGCGGCGACCTGGCCTGA
- a CDS encoding TonB-dependent receptor: MKLRNTNGIHLRRSALAIGLALSLVGGSAVAQSRSAGSIFGDAAAGSQIKIVNTDTGQTRTITADAKGRFRASELQIGNYTVTASNNGEQTGGSRSIYVGAAGGTEVDFVAQELGAVTVSANQLPSIDVSRVDTSTELSATILRNVPVARDITQAAVLAPSVIPADSRYGNSVSFGGAAASENAYYINGYPVTNALTNIGSTTLPFDAIQSEQVLTGGYSARYGRSTGGVISVVTKSGSNEWKFGATATWSPESLRAGRRDIYYANDTGASSAGLLYSDRGTISDNSLTYGAYASGPLIKDRLFVYVTGEWTDRNYDAGSVRGGSPTQGYTETAYKSPRWLAKVDWNINDSNMLEFTAISDKTGQDIDNFSWNFADSTHGTNKAGGYRYKDGGETYIGKFTSYLTDNLTLSAMYGKQDTVHFSAPFGYNPNDVAVTDSRPAHSANPVTGLQPYTTLADPDAYDKTDGYRVDLEWHLGDHDLSFGYDVSNSESEAGTAMTGPGYSWIYYHTDDGTTEQGGYTTTPNSDYVDQYVFTNGGKFKVEQKAYYAEDRWQLTDRWLLSLGVRNDSFTNYNSDGIAYVEQKNQWAPRLGFTWDVNGDSTLKIYGNAGRYFLAMPLNVAVRGAAGSTYTETYYTFTGIDPVTGAPQGTALIGGPYSSNNEFGQAPDPRTVAAQNLKSHYQDEFILGMQQAIGSDWNWGARLQYRELKSAIDDQCDNRPMLKYMVENNIAIDPNYSYSPDCRLFNPGENNVMLLDIPDAAGSTDLVPVPYSKEDMGMYLKRKYIGLDLFLEHPFDGKWFGRVDYTLSHNYGNDEGQLNSDIGQGDVSQTVLFDHKELMEYGGGNLPNDRRHVVKAYGFYQINPEWRAGAALVARTGRPKQCLGYYTGAGGYNPPGAPNADGTGTTQSGQEFWETYLSYGPYYHYCGGQATPRGANGRTPVDIQLSLNAAYMPNWAPGLAFKVDVFNVLNKQVAQNVTEIGENGGVNVVYSSRDRVISYGAPRYVRFTINYDF; this comes from the coding sequence ATGAAACTTCGTAACACTAATGGTATTCACCTGCGCCGCTCGGCCTTGGCAATCGGCTTGGCGTTGAGCCTGGTCGGCGGCTCAGCCGTTGCGCAGTCACGCTCCGCTGGCTCCATTTTCGGCGACGCCGCTGCGGGCAGCCAGATCAAGATCGTCAACACCGATACGGGACAGACCCGTACGATCACGGCAGACGCCAAGGGTCGTTTCCGCGCGAGCGAGCTGCAGATCGGCAACTACACCGTCACTGCCAGCAACAACGGCGAACAGACGGGCGGCAGCCGTAGCATCTACGTCGGCGCCGCCGGCGGTACCGAAGTCGACTTCGTCGCCCAGGAACTGGGGGCCGTGACGGTGTCGGCCAACCAGCTGCCGTCGATCGACGTCAGCCGGGTAGATACCTCCACCGAACTGAGCGCGACCATCCTGCGGAACGTTCCGGTGGCGCGTGACATCACCCAGGCCGCTGTCCTTGCGCCCAGCGTCATCCCGGCGGACTCGCGCTACGGCAACTCGGTGTCCTTCGGTGGCGCAGCTGCTTCCGAAAACGCCTACTACATCAATGGCTATCCGGTCACCAACGCGCTGACCAACATCGGTTCCACCACCTTGCCGTTTGACGCCATCCAGTCGGAACAGGTGCTCACCGGCGGTTACAGCGCCCGTTACGGCCGTTCCACCGGTGGCGTGATCAGCGTGGTGACCAAGTCGGGCAGCAACGAATGGAAATTCGGCGCTACGGCCACTTGGAGCCCGGAAAGCCTTCGCGCAGGTCGCCGCGACATCTATTACGCCAACGATACCGGCGCATCGAGTGCCGGCCTGCTGTATTCGGATCGTGGCACCATCAGCGACAACAGCCTGACCTATGGCGCCTATGCGTCCGGTCCGCTGATCAAGGATCGCCTGTTCGTCTATGTCACCGGCGAGTGGACCGATCGCAATTACGACGCGGGTTCGGTTCGCGGCGGCAGCCCCACCCAGGGCTACACCGAGACGGCTTACAAGAGCCCGCGCTGGCTGGCCAAGGTCGACTGGAACATCAACGACAGCAACATGCTCGAATTCACCGCGATCTCCGACAAGACTGGTCAGGACATCGACAACTTCTCGTGGAATTTCGCTGACAGCACCCACGGTACCAACAAGGCCGGCGGCTACCGCTACAAGGATGGCGGCGAAACCTACATCGGCAAGTTCACCAGCTACCTGACCGACAACCTGACCCTGTCGGCGATGTACGGCAAGCAGGACACGGTGCACTTCTCGGCACCGTTCGGCTACAACCCGAACGATGTCGCCGTCACCGACTCCCGTCCGGCCCACTCCGCCAATCCGGTCACCGGCCTCCAGCCGTACACCACGCTTGCCGACCCGGATGCCTATGACAAGACCGACGGCTATCGCGTCGACCTGGAATGGCACCTGGGCGATCACGACCTGAGCTTCGGCTACGACGTGTCGAACTCGGAATCGGAGGCCGGCACGGCGATGACCGGCCCCGGCTACAGCTGGATCTACTACCACACGGATGACGGCACCACCGAGCAGGGCGGCTACACCACCACGCCGAACAGCGACTATGTCGACCAGTACGTGTTCACCAACGGCGGCAAGTTCAAGGTCGAGCAGAAGGCCTATTACGCCGAGGATCGCTGGCAGTTGACCGATCGCTGGTTGCTGTCGCTGGGCGTGCGCAACGACAGCTTCACCAACTACAACTCGGATGGCATTGCCTACGTCGAGCAGAAGAACCAGTGGGCGCCGCGTCTGGGCTTCACCTGGGACGTCAACGGCGACTCCACGCTGAAGATCTACGGCAACGCTGGTCGGTACTTCCTGGCCATGCCGCTGAACGTGGCTGTCCGTGGCGCTGCCGGCTCCACCTACACCGAAACGTATTACACCTTCACCGGTATCGATCCGGTGACGGGTGCGCCGCAGGGCACGGCGTTGATCGGTGGACCGTACTCGTCCAATAACGAATTTGGCCAGGCTCCGGATCCGCGCACCGTTGCGGCGCAGAACCTGAAGTCGCATTACCAGGACGAATTCATCCTGGGCATGCAGCAGGCCATTGGTTCGGACTGGAACTGGGGCGCCCGCCTGCAGTACCGCGAGCTGAAGTCCGCGATCGACGACCAGTGCGACAACCGGCCGATGCTGAAGTACATGGTCGAGAACAACATCGCGATCGACCCGAACTACAGCTATTCGCCGGATTGCCGCCTGTTCAACCCGGGTGAGAACAACGTCATGTTGCTCGACATTCCGGACGCTGCCGGCAGCACCGACCTGGTCCCCGTGCCGTACTCCAAGGAGGACATGGGGATGTACTTGAAGCGCAAGTACATCGGCCTGGATCTCTTCCTCGAGCATCCGTTCGATGGCAAGTGGTTCGGTCGCGTCGACTACACCCTGTCGCACAACTACGGTAACGACGAAGGCCAGCTGAACTCCGACATCGGTCAGGGCGACGTCTCGCAGACCGTGCTGTTCGATCACAAGGAGCTGATGGAATACGGCGGCGGCAACCTGCCGAATGACCGTCGTCACGTCGTGAAGGCTTACGGCTTCTATCAGATCAACCCGGAATGGCGTGCTGGCGCTGCCCTGGTTGCCCGTACCGGTCGCCCGAAGCAGTGCCTGGGTTACTACACGGGTGCAGGCGGCTACAACCCGCCGGGTGCTCCGAACGCCGACGGTACCGGTACGACGCAGAGCGGTCAGGAGTTCTGGGAGACTTACCTGAGCTACGGTCCGTACTACCACTACTGTGGTGGCCAGGCGACCCCGCGCGGTGCCAACGGCCGCACGCCGGTGGACATCCAGCTCAGCCTGAATGCGGCTTACATGCCGAACTGGGCTCCGGGCTTGGCGTTCAAGGTCGACGTGTTCAACGTGCTGAACAAGCAGGTTGCGCAGAACGTGACGGAGATTGGCGAGAACGGCGGCGTGAACGTGGTTTACTCCTCGCGTGATCGCGTGATCAGCTACGGTGCTCCGCGCTACGTGCGTTTCACCATCAACTACGACTTCTGA
- a CDS encoding helix-turn-helix transcriptional regulator, whose product MKTQITAIQATDTTATSSFSDRIKLLIQHVGSATAIARMCGFSEGVVRSWRDGNTDPSRARCVTLARTLGISLVWLVAGEGGLQTEANSAPYEEQRNSEGVVAHRLQNRTQSSGAENKVDAQRLNTAVSVLQSELSLADSQLSLTDNADLLTQLYEILGPSGSHVDPQAMVAFNQQLGERIRKVREAA is encoded by the coding sequence ATGAAAACGCAAATCACTGCAATTCAGGCAACCGATACAACAGCCACGTCGTCGTTCTCCGACCGGATCAAATTGCTCATACAACACGTTGGCAGTGCCACGGCGATCGCAAGAATGTGTGGTTTCTCAGAGGGTGTCGTGCGCAGCTGGCGTGATGGCAATACGGATCCCTCTCGCGCACGCTGCGTCACACTGGCACGCACCTTGGGAATCTCGCTGGTCTGGCTGGTGGCTGGCGAGGGCGGCTTGCAGACCGAGGCGAACTCGGCGCCTTATGAAGAACAGCGCAATTCAGAAGGGGTCGTCGCGCACCGGCTGCAGAATCGAACACAGTCTTCTGGTGCCGAGAACAAGGTAGACGCGCAACGGTTGAATACCGCGGTAAGTGTCCTGCAGTCGGAGCTGAGCCTGGCCGATAGCCAGCTTTCGTTGACAGACAATGCCGACCTGCTTACCCAGCTCTATGAAATTCTGGGTCCCAGTGGTTCGCACGTGGATCCTCAAGCCATGGTGGCGTTCAACCAGCAGCTTGGTGAGCGCATCCGCAAGGTTCGCGAGGCGGCCTGA
- the glyS gene encoding glycine--tRNA ligase subunit beta translates to MSAAKSLLIELGTEELPPKALDELSAAFLRGICDGLARRSIGAALDQAQAYASPRRLAVHIPAVVVAQPEQTIERRGPALNAALDAEGQPSKALLGFAQSCGVGVDELEKLETDKGSWFVWRSVKPGQPVAALLPEIVDEALKALPIPRPMRWADHDYSFVRPAHWLVILHGAEIIDGEVLGLRSGRKSRGHRFMHPQPVHVADADGWLDAMRACNVLADPRERRQRIQDQIEQVAGATGGVPRLDDALLDELANLTEWPVAIACTFEREFLAVPPEALVTTMVANQKFVPVFDASGNLTEHFIGIANVESTNPSEIRKGYERVIRPRFADAKFFWDEDLKTPLASYQEQLKGVTYQQALGSLWDKSVRVAELARIIANRTGVDAGAATRAASLAKCDLLTRMVGEFPELQGVMGRYYASHDGEPAVVAEALDSYYQPRFGGDRIAADKLGQVLAVAERFDTLAGIFAVGMKPGGNKDPFALRRAALGLARTLIEGGLELDLRGSFIEALELIPDAALAAGLKPGKDGKPPTLNAAQRRAILLDELYDFVLDRLRGYYAEQGFDHNQFEAVLAVQPASLADFDRRLRAVAEFGRCAEAMSLAAANKRVGNILRKQAEEAGAPSIGRIVDPARFETDAERELADALASAQHDSAAALDAGDYAAVLARLSHLQAPVDAFFDSVLVNADDPAVRANRLALLNQLKTQFGAIADIALL, encoded by the coding sequence ATGAGCGCCGCCAAGTCACTGCTGATCGAGCTGGGTACGGAAGAATTGCCGCCGAAGGCGCTCGACGAATTGTCCGCCGCGTTCCTGCGCGGGATCTGCGACGGATTGGCCCGGCGCAGCATCGGCGCCGCGCTTGACCAGGCGCAAGCCTACGCCTCGCCACGTCGTTTGGCCGTCCATATCCCCGCCGTGGTCGTGGCCCAGCCGGAGCAGACGATCGAGCGCCGGGGTCCTGCGCTGAACGCCGCGCTGGATGCCGAAGGCCAGCCATCGAAGGCCCTGCTGGGGTTTGCGCAGTCGTGCGGCGTCGGTGTGGACGAGCTGGAGAAACTTGAAACGGACAAGGGCAGCTGGTTTGTCTGGCGCAGCGTGAAGCCGGGCCAGCCGGTGGCGGCGTTGCTGCCGGAAATCGTCGACGAGGCGCTGAAGGCATTGCCGATCCCGCGCCCGATGCGCTGGGCCGATCACGATTACAGTTTCGTGCGACCAGCCCATTGGCTGGTGATCCTGCACGGGGCCGAGATCATCGATGGCGAAGTTCTGGGGCTGCGCAGCGGGCGCAAGTCACGCGGTCATCGCTTCATGCACCCGCAACCGGTGCACGTGGCCGATGCCGACGGCTGGCTGGATGCCATGCGTGCCTGCAACGTGCTGGCCGATCCTCGCGAGCGACGCCAGCGCATCCAGGACCAGATCGAACAGGTGGCGGGCGCCACCGGCGGGGTACCCCGACTGGACGATGCCCTGCTTGACGAACTGGCCAACCTCACCGAATGGCCGGTGGCGATCGCCTGCACCTTCGAACGCGAGTTCCTCGCCGTACCGCCCGAGGCGCTGGTCACCACCATGGTGGCAAACCAGAAGTTCGTCCCGGTGTTCGACGCCAGCGGCAACCTCACCGAGCATTTCATCGGCATCGCCAACGTCGAAAGCACGAACCCTTCCGAGATCCGCAAGGGTTACGAGCGCGTGATCCGGCCGCGCTTCGCCGACGCCAAGTTCTTCTGGGATGAGGACCTGAAGACTCCGCTGGCCAGCTACCAGGAGCAGCTCAAGGGAGTCACCTACCAGCAGGCGCTGGGCAGCCTGTGGGACAAGAGCGTGCGCGTGGCGGAACTGGCGCGGATCATCGCCAACCGGACCGGTGTCGACGCCGGCGCGGCCACGCGGGCGGCCAGCCTGGCCAAGTGCGACCTGCTGACCCGCATGGTCGGCGAGTTCCCCGAATTGCAGGGGGTGATGGGGCGCTACTACGCCAGCCACGACGGTGAACCCGCGGTCGTGGCCGAGGCGCTGGACAGCTATTACCAGCCACGCTTCGGCGGTGATCGCATTGCCGCGGACAAGCTGGGCCAGGTGCTGGCGGTGGCCGAACGGTTCGATACCCTGGCGGGCATCTTTGCCGTCGGCATGAAGCCCGGCGGCAACAAGGATCCGTTCGCCCTGCGCCGCGCCGCGTTGGGCCTGGCGCGCACCCTGATCGAAGGTGGCCTGGAGCTGGACTTGCGCGGAAGCTTCATCGAGGCATTGGAGTTGATCCCTGATGCAGCCCTCGCTGCAGGTCTCAAGCCAGGCAAGGACGGCAAGCCGCCGACACTCAACGCCGCCCAGCGGCGCGCCATCCTGCTCGATGAACTGTACGACTTCGTGCTCGATCGGCTGCGTGGCTATTACGCCGAGCAAGGCTTCGACCATAACCAGTTCGAGGCCGTGCTAGCGGTGCAGCCTGCCAGCCTGGCCGACTTCGATCGGCGCCTGCGGGCTGTTGCCGAGTTCGGCCGCTGCGCCGAGGCGATGAGTCTGGCTGCCGCCAACAAACGCGTTGGCAACATCCTGCGCAAGCAGGCCGAAGAGGCGGGCGCACCGTCGATCGGGCGGATCGTGGATCCGGCCCGCTTCGAAACCGACGCGGAACGCGAGCTGGCCGATGCCCTGGCCTCGGCGCAGCACGACAGCGCCGCTGCGCTGGATGCCGGAGACTATGCCGCTGTCCTGGCGCGCCTGTCCCACCTGCAGGCGCCCGTCGATGCATTCTTCGACAGCGTGCTGGTGAATGCCGACGACCCTGCCGTGCGCGCCAATCGCCTGGCGCTGCTCAACCAGTTGAAGACACAGTTCGGCGCGATCGCCGATATCGCGCTGCTTTGA
- the glyQ gene encoding glycine--tRNA ligase subunit alpha, with protein sequence MSARTFQDVIQTLNRYWAAQGCVLLQPLDTEVGAGTFHPATFLRALGPEPWAAAYVQPSRRPTDGRYGQNPNRLQHYYQYQVVMKPNPENILELYIGSLRELGLDPLVHDLRFVEDNWESPTLGAWGLGWEVWLNGMEVTQFTYFQQAGGLECRPVTGEITYGLERLAMYLQNVDNVYDLIWTDGPRGTVTYGDVFHQNEVEQSTYNFEHANVPELLRWFDVCETTANQLIAANLPLPAYEQVMKASHTFNLLDARRAISVTERQRYILRVRTLSRGVAETYVAQREKLGFPGLKQTPTAGHKEQAA encoded by the coding sequence ATGTCCGCACGTACCTTCCAGGATGTGATCCAGACCCTCAACCGCTATTGGGCGGCGCAGGGCTGTGTGCTGTTGCAGCCGCTCGATACCGAGGTCGGCGCCGGCACCTTCCATCCCGCCACCTTCCTGCGGGCGTTGGGTCCGGAACCCTGGGCGGCCGCCTATGTGCAACCGTCGCGTCGTCCCACCGATGGTCGCTACGGCCAGAATCCCAATCGCCTGCAGCACTACTATCAGTATCAGGTGGTGATGAAGCCCAATCCCGAGAACATCCTGGAGTTGTACATCGGCTCGCTCAGGGAGCTGGGGCTGGATCCGCTGGTGCATGACCTGCGCTTCGTCGAGGACAACTGGGAGTCGCCCACGCTCGGTGCCTGGGGGCTCGGCTGGGAAGTCTGGTTGAACGGCATGGAAGTGACCCAGTTCACCTACTTCCAGCAGGCCGGCGGCCTGGAGTGTCGTCCGGTCACCGGCGAGATCACCTACGGCCTGGAACGGCTGGCCATGTATCTGCAGAACGTGGACAACGTCTACGACCTGATCTGGACCGATGGCCCGCGCGGCACGGTGACCTACGGCGACGTGTTCCATCAGAACGAGGTCGAGCAGAGCACCTACAACTTCGAACACGCCAACGTGCCCGAGTTGTTGCGCTGGTTCGATGTCTGCGAGACCACCGCCAACCAGCTGATCGCCGCCAACCTGCCCTTGCCGGCGTACGAGCAGGTGATGAAGGCCAGCCATACCTTCAATCTTCTCGATGCGCGCCGTGCGATCAGCGTCACCGAGCGCCAGCGCTACATCCTGCGCGTACGCACGTTGTCGCGCGGCGTCGCCGAAACCTATGTGGCGCAACGCGAGAAACTCGGCTTCCCGGGTCTGAAGCAGACTCCCACTGCGGGCCACAAGGAGCAGGCTGCATGA